One segment of Mycolicibacterium neworleansense DNA contains the following:
- a CDS encoding SDR family oxidoreductase, which produces MSSQQESFSDRTLVVSGGSRGIGLAIALGAARRGANVVLLAKTAEPHPKLPGTVHTAVAEVEAAGGKGVAVVGDVRKEEDVARAIETAVEHFGGVDIVINNASAISTDPTESLSAKKFDLMMDINIRGTFLLTKAALPHLRKSANAQVLTLAPPMNMNPYWLGAHPSYTLSKYGMTLLSLGWAAEYADSGIGFSCLWPETYIVTSAVTNLADGQNLAQSSRSPEIMADAAVEILSRPAAEVNGQTFVDSEVLTASGVTDLSRYGGGDDPIIDIFIDAPGQGL; this is translated from the coding sequence ATGTCCAGCCAGCAAGAGTCATTCAGCGATCGCACGCTGGTCGTTTCCGGCGGCAGCCGCGGTATCGGGCTGGCGATCGCGCTCGGCGCGGCCCGTCGCGGAGCGAACGTGGTGCTGCTGGCCAAGACCGCAGAACCCCACCCCAAACTCCCCGGGACCGTGCACACCGCCGTCGCCGAGGTCGAGGCCGCCGGCGGCAAGGGCGTCGCGGTGGTGGGCGATGTGCGCAAGGAAGAGGACGTGGCCCGCGCGATCGAGACGGCGGTCGAGCACTTCGGCGGCGTCGACATTGTGATCAACAATGCCAGCGCCATCTCCACCGACCCCACCGAGTCGCTGTCGGCCAAGAAGTTCGACCTGATGATGGACATCAACATCCGCGGCACCTTCCTGCTCACCAAGGCCGCGCTGCCGCACCTGCGCAAATCCGCGAACGCACAGGTGCTCACGCTGGCCCCGCCGATGAACATGAACCCCTACTGGCTGGGTGCGCACCCGTCCTACACCCTGTCCAAGTACGGCATGACGCTGCTGTCACTGGGTTGGGCCGCCGAATACGCCGACTCCGGAATCGGATTCAGCTGCCTGTGGCCCGAGACCTACATCGTCACCTCTGCGGTCACGAACCTGGCCGACGGGCAGAACCTGGCGCAGTCGTCCCGCAGCCCCGAGATCATGGCGGATGCGGCGGTAGAGATCCTGTCGCGTCCGGCGGCCGAGGTGAACGGGCAGACCTTCGTCGACTCGGAGGTGCTCACCGCCTCCGGTGTCACCGACCTCTCCCGTTACGGCGGCGGGGACGATCCGATCATCGACATCTTCATCGACGCACCGGGACAGGGCCTATGA
- a CDS encoding methylmalonyl-CoA mutase family protein, protein MSEQVVPPVQTPSGIPLAPVYGPSDRAVEPPAPGTYPFTRGNFASGYRGKTWTFRQYSGFGTAEESNRRYRYLLDQGGTGLSVALDLPTQCGYDSDDEEYGEEVGRVGVAVDTLADAEILFDGIPLGKISTSFTINGTAAILLAFYVAAAEKKGVPREKLTGTIQNDILKEYASRGTWIWPPEPSLRLIADTIEFCAAEVPRFNAISVAGAHFRDAGANAVQEMSFTLADGVTYCDTVVERGRMTIDKFAPQISFFFYTHGDFFEEIAKYRAGRRRWATIVRERYGATTDKASMFRFGCVAGGASLYAPQAQNNLVRVAYESLAAVLGGVQSMFTAAWDEPFALPSEESATLALRTQQILAYETGVTKVADPLGGSYFVEALTDATEAKIIEIMDDLEKHGGMVRCIEDGYLQGLIADEAFKIHQEVESGERPVVGVNRFVTDEPAPDIDTYELDAEGRDLQLKRLSKVKAERDDVAVKETLAALARGAEGDDNLMHRLIDCANAYCTVGEMVSTLKSVWGEFQQPVVF, encoded by the coding sequence ATGAGCGAGCAAGTTGTACCTCCGGTACAGACCCCATCTGGCATCCCGCTGGCGCCCGTCTACGGACCGAGCGACCGCGCGGTCGAGCCGCCCGCGCCCGGGACCTATCCCTTCACGCGTGGCAACTTCGCGTCCGGTTACCGCGGGAAGACCTGGACCTTCCGGCAATACTCCGGTTTCGGCACCGCCGAGGAATCCAACCGCCGCTACCGCTACCTGCTCGACCAGGGCGGGACGGGTCTGTCGGTGGCGCTGGATCTGCCCACCCAGTGTGGCTACGACTCCGATGACGAAGAGTACGGGGAAGAGGTCGGTCGCGTCGGCGTTGCCGTGGACACTCTCGCCGACGCCGAGATCCTGTTCGACGGCATCCCGCTGGGCAAGATCAGCACCAGCTTCACCATCAACGGCACCGCCGCCATCCTGCTGGCCTTCTACGTGGCCGCCGCGGAGAAGAAGGGTGTGCCGCGCGAGAAGCTCACCGGCACCATCCAGAACGACATCCTCAAGGAATACGCCTCGCGTGGCACGTGGATCTGGCCGCCGGAGCCGTCTCTGCGGCTGATCGCCGACACGATCGAGTTCTGTGCCGCCGAGGTGCCCCGGTTCAACGCGATCTCGGTGGCGGGCGCGCACTTCCGCGACGCGGGTGCCAACGCCGTGCAGGAGATGTCGTTCACCCTGGCCGACGGTGTCACCTATTGCGACACCGTCGTCGAACGCGGCCGGATGACGATCGACAAGTTCGCCCCGCAGATCTCCTTCTTCTTCTACACCCACGGTGACTTCTTCGAGGAGATCGCCAAATACCGGGCCGGCCGACGCCGTTGGGCCACGATCGTGCGGGAGCGCTACGGCGCGACCACGGACAAGGCCTCGATGTTCCGGTTCGGCTGTGTGGCGGGCGGGGCGTCGTTGTACGCCCCGCAGGCGCAGAACAACCTGGTGCGGGTGGCCTACGAGTCGCTGGCCGCGGTACTCGGCGGCGTGCAGTCGATGTTCACCGCCGCGTGGGACGAGCCGTTCGCCCTGCCGAGTGAGGAGTCCGCGACGCTGGCGCTGCGGACCCAGCAGATCCTGGCCTACGAGACCGGTGTCACCAAAGTGGCCGACCCGCTGGGCGGTTCGTACTTTGTGGAGGCGCTCACCGATGCCACCGAGGCCAAGATCATCGAGATCATGGACGACCTGGAGAAGCACGGCGGCATGGTGCGGTGCATCGAGGATGGCTACCTGCAGGGCCTGATCGCCGACGAGGCGTTCAAGATCCACCAGGAGGTCGAATCGGGGGAGCGGCCGGTCGTCGGGGTCAATCGATTTGTCACCGACGAGCCGGCACCCGACATCGACACCTACGAGCTCGACGCCGAGGGTCGCGATCTGCAGCTCAAGCGGCTGTCGAAGGTCAAGGCCGAACGCGACGACGTCGCGGTGAAAGAGACTCTGGCCGCGTTGGCCAGGGGTGCCGAGGGCGACGACAACTTGATGCACCGGTTGATCGACTGCGCCAATGCGTATTGCACAGTGGGAGAGATGGTGTCGACATTGAAGTCGGTGTGGGGCGAGTTCCAGCAGCCGGTGGTGTTCTGA
- a CDS encoding cobalamin B12-binding domain-containing protein has translation MATRVLVAKPGLDGHDRGAKIVARTLRDAGFEVIYTGIRQRIEDIVSIALQEDVALVGLSILSGAHVALTTRTVEALRAADAGDIAVVVGGTIPQSDVQKLLDAGAAAVFPTGTSLETLVTDVRALTEKVSG, from the coding sequence ATGGCAACCCGAGTACTGGTCGCCAAGCCCGGTCTGGACGGCCATGACCGTGGCGCCAAGATCGTCGCCCGCACCCTGCGCGATGCCGGATTCGAGGTCATCTACACCGGTATCCGGCAGCGCATCGAGGACATCGTCTCGATTGCACTGCAGGAAGACGTTGCGCTGGTCGGACTTTCGATCCTCTCGGGTGCGCACGTGGCGCTGACCACGCGCACCGTCGAGGCGTTGCGGGCAGCGGATGCCGGTGACATCGCCGTCGTCGTCGGCGGCACCATCCCGCAGTCCGATGTCCAGAAACTGCTGGATGCCGGTGCGGCTGCGGTGTTCCCGACGGGAACATCGCTCGAGACGCTGGTGACCGATGTTCGTGCGCTGACAGAAAAGGTTTCAGGCTGA
- a CDS encoding LLM class F420-dependent oxidoreductase, whose amino-acid sequence MRLGVMIGAERGDMARKVSKLVSDIQWAESAGLDSAWMPQVPNDFDCLTMVALMAANTTRIELGTAVVPLQAQHPIALARQALSVHAMSGGRLALGVGPSHHWIVRDMLGLPYEKPAAYTRDYLQVLNTAIAGPGPVDVENDSFTVHNPTVLAADTPMPVLVSALGPVMLQIAGEHADGTSLWMADEKAIGEHIAPKINKAAAEAGKPAPRIVAGIPVTLCANSEIEAAKERANRILAEAETSPNYQRLLDRGEARNVGDLCAAGDMDQILRRFQMFADAGVTDLSVRLLPIGETRDELIASKYRTREVIAELAKAVR is encoded by the coding sequence ATGCGTCTCGGTGTGATGATCGGAGCCGAGCGCGGCGATATGGCCCGCAAGGTGTCCAAGCTGGTCTCCGATATCCAGTGGGCCGAGTCGGCCGGCCTGGACAGCGCGTGGATGCCGCAGGTGCCCAACGATTTCGACTGCCTGACGATGGTCGCGTTGATGGCGGCCAACACGACGCGTATCGAGCTCGGCACCGCAGTGGTGCCCTTGCAGGCGCAGCATCCGATCGCGCTGGCCCGTCAGGCGCTATCCGTACACGCCATGTCCGGCGGCCGGCTGGCCCTGGGCGTCGGGCCCTCGCACCACTGGATCGTGCGCGACATGCTCGGACTGCCCTATGAGAAGCCCGCGGCGTACACGCGGGACTATCTGCAGGTGTTGAACACCGCGATTGCCGGCCCCGGACCGGTTGATGTGGAGAACGATTCGTTCACCGTGCACAATCCGACCGTGCTGGCGGCCGACACCCCGATGCCGGTGCTCGTGTCCGCGCTGGGCCCGGTGATGCTGCAGATCGCCGGCGAGCACGCCGACGGGACCTCGCTGTGGATGGCCGACGAGAAGGCGATCGGTGAGCACATCGCACCGAAGATCAACAAGGCCGCCGCGGAAGCGGGGAAGCCCGCGCCGCGCATCGTGGCCGGCATCCCGGTCACCCTGTGCGCCAACTCCGAGATCGAGGCCGCCAAGGAGCGGGCCAACCGCATCTTGGCCGAGGCCGAGACCTCGCCGAACTACCAGCGGCTGCTGGACCGGGGTGAGGCCCGCAATGTCGGTGATCTGTGCGCGGCCGGCGACATGGATCAGATCCTGCGTCGATTCCAAATGTTCGCCGACGCCGGGGTGACCGACCTGTCGGTGCGCTTGTTGCCGATCGGGGAGACGCGCGACGAGCTGATCGCGTCGAAGTACCGGACGCGTGAGGTGATCGCGGAGCTCGCGAAGGCTGTACGGTGA
- a CDS encoding CaiB/BaiF CoA transferase family protein: MSSASGPLAGIRVIEVGVMLAGPYATMMLADLGAEVIKVEPPGGEISRQVSDSYFASLNRGKRSICLDLASEAGQAKLAELVADSHALLVNMKPSVIRRLGLTYENLQRFNPKIVCVAMTGFGLDGGDDPAFDYVIQAATGVAAMTGDPDGPPTLPGYSSADNSTGLTAALGLLAMIVSGKGGQVDVSLRDVMLSQLNYRASAYLNDGAEPRRHPFGAHSYYVPAQLFPTAEGFLALFITHDGFWKSFAGEAGVEGFETMAERAARRDEVLNVVTAALATDTAAGWESRLKPLGIPAAAVRTLPQALDATPEVLVRAGDFRLVGSPVHVTGYTPDYRPAPVFDEYSQPAQSSS, translated from the coding sequence GTGAGTTCTGCTTCGGGTCCTCTGGCGGGCATCCGCGTCATCGAGGTCGGCGTCATGCTGGCGGGTCCGTACGCCACCATGATGCTGGCCGATCTGGGTGCGGAGGTGATCAAGGTCGAGCCGCCCGGCGGCGAGATCTCTCGTCAGGTCAGCGACAGTTATTTCGCCAGCCTCAATCGGGGCAAGCGCAGCATCTGCCTCGATCTCGCCTCGGAGGCCGGTCAGGCGAAACTCGCCGAGCTGGTGGCTGATTCTCATGCGCTGCTGGTGAACATGAAGCCGTCGGTGATCCGCCGGCTGGGCCTGACGTATGAGAATCTGCAGCGCTTCAATCCCAAGATCGTCTGTGTCGCGATGACGGGATTCGGGCTGGACGGGGGAGACGACCCGGCGTTCGACTACGTCATCCAGGCCGCCACCGGCGTAGCCGCGATGACCGGCGACCCCGACGGCCCACCGACGCTGCCCGGCTATTCCTCGGCGGACAACTCGACCGGCCTGACCGCTGCGCTGGGCCTGCTGGCGATGATCGTCTCGGGCAAGGGCGGCCAGGTGGATGTCTCGCTGCGCGACGTGATGCTCTCGCAACTGAACTACCGCGCGTCGGCCTATCTCAACGACGGTGCCGAACCGCGCCGCCACCCGTTTGGGGCGCATTCCTATTACGTACCCGCGCAACTGTTCCCGACGGCCGAGGGCTTTCTCGCGTTGTTCATCACCCACGACGGCTTCTGGAAGTCGTTCGCCGGTGAGGCGGGTGTCGAGGGGTTCGAGACGATGGCCGAGCGGGCTGCCCGGCGCGACGAGGTCTTGAATGTGGTGACCGCCGCGCTGGCGACCGATACCGCCGCGGGCTGGGAGTCTCGGCTCAAGCCGTTGGGGATTCCGGCGGCCGCGGTCCGTACGCTGCCGCAGGCGCTGGACGCCACGCCTGAGGTGCTGGTTCGCGCAGGCGATTTCCGGTTGGTGGGTAGTCCGGTGCATGTCACCGGCTATACGCCCGACTACCGGCCAGCGCCGGTGTTCGATGAGTACAGCCAGCCCGCTCAGTCTTCGTCGTAG
- a CDS encoding 2Fe-2S iron-sulfur cluster-binding protein, giving the protein MTAEPMAGSDADGKVTIVFDREQLSVPRRPGETLLESARRAGMTPPFSCEAGNCGTCMAKLLEGTATMRVNDALDDDEVAEGYVLTCQAVPDCNSVTVSYDED; this is encoded by the coding sequence ATGACCGCAGAACCGATGGCCGGCAGCGACGCGGACGGCAAGGTCACGATCGTGTTCGACCGCGAGCAGTTGTCGGTGCCGCGGAGGCCGGGCGAGACCCTGCTGGAGAGTGCGCGCCGGGCCGGGATGACGCCGCCCTTCTCGTGCGAGGCCGGTAACTGCGGCACCTGCATGGCCAAGCTTCTCGAGGGGACCGCCACCATGCGGGTCAACGACGCGCTCGACGACGACGAAGTTGCCGAAGGCTACGTGCTGACGTGCCAGGCGGTGCCGGACTGCAATTCGGTGACGGTCTCCTACGACGAAGACTGA